The genomic interval AGCCGGTGGTGGTGACGCCGGTGGCGGACGAGCCGCCGGAGACCGGAGAATCCGCCTAGCCGGGTGGCCTACCGCTTGCGGCCGACACCGCCCATGATGCAGTGCCGCGGCGGCGACAGCGGCTCCAAGCGGGGGCCGTCCGGCCACCACTCGTCGCACAGCACCAGGCCCGGCTCGATCATCTCCAGATCGCCGAAGAACGCCCGGATCTCCCCCGGCGTGCGGAAGCGCCCACTGCCGAGCGGGCTGTGCACGAATTTGTCCTCCATCCGCTTGGCCAGTTCGCCGTGTTCGGGTGTCTCCGGATTGCAGAAATGGGCAATGGCGACAAAGGAACCGGACGGCAGGGCGTCGATGTAGGTCTGCATCAGCGCGGCGCCGTCGTCCGCCAGATAGTGGTGCAGCGTGCCGATCTGGAACAGCGCCACCGGGCGGTCGAAATCCAGTTCGCTGCGGACCACCCGGTTCCCGAGCACCTCCAGCGGGCGGAAGATGTCGGCGCCCACGACGCTGGTGTCCGGATTGCCGTCCAGTAGCGCCCGCGCGTGCGTCAGCACCATCGGATCGTTGTCCACGTAGACCACGCGGGCCGTGGGCAGCACCCGCTGCACCGCCTGGTGGGTGTTCTCCGCCGTCGGCAGACCCGAACCCAGATCCAGGTACTGATCGATGCCCGCGTGCCCGGACAGGAAACGGCAGACGCGGATGAGGAAATCCCGGTTGGCCCAAGCCAAATCGTTGACCTGCGGGGCCACCGTGCGGACCTGCGCGAGCACCTCGCGGTCCACCTCGAAGTTGTCCTTGCCGTTGAGCGCGGCGTCGTAGACGCGCGCGGCGCTGGCTCTGCTGGTGTCGACACCGACCGGCACGACGCTGGGGTAGGCGGAAGGCTGGGACATCGCAAACTCCCCTGACGTGGTCGGTCCGGTCACCGACACCGAGTTTCTCGCATTCGCGCGTATTTCGGATCGGTACCGCACTTTTCGGGTGATGCCACTCGCGGAGGCACCGAGCCGGAGCGGGCGAGTTACATGCTACGGCAGGTACCGTGGCGCGCATGTCGGAGACCTTCGTACAGCGGGCCGAACGCATCGTGGACGCGGTGCTGCGAGTGGATCCGGCGACGGCGGCGTTCGCGGGCGACCACCGGGTCGACGACCGGCTGCCGGACTGGGCACCGGAGGCGGTGCGGGCGCAGACGGCGATGCTGCGGGACGCGTCGCACGCGTTGGCCGAGGTTGACGAGCTGGAGCTGCCGCCGGAGGACCGCGTCGACCACGCGCTGCTGCACCAGGATGTCGACAGTCGGCTGTTCGCGCTCACCGAGTCGCGCGAACACGAATGGAACCCGTTGCGGCACAACCCCGGCCCGCTGCTGCACGCACTGCTGGCGCGCCCGTTCGCACCGGCCCCGGAGCGCCTGGAACTGCTCGCCGCCCGCCTGGCCGCGCTGCCCGACGCGCTCGCCACCGCGCGCGGCGTGCTGCGTGAATGCCCGCGTATCCACGTCGAGACCGCCATCGGACAGTTCGGCGGCGTCGCCGCGCTGATCCGCGAGCAGGCGCCCCGACTGGCCGCGCAGGCGCCCGGCGCGGACATCGGCGCGGAGAGCGCGGCGGCGATCGCGGCACTCGAGGAATTCACCGGATGGCTGGCCGACCAGCGCGATCGTTCCACCCGCGACCCCCGGCTGGGCCGGCGGTTGTGGGAGGCGAAGCTGTGGCACACCCTCGACACCGAACTGAGCGCCGCCGAACTGCTCGACCGCGCCCGGCGCCACCTGGACCTGGTCACCGCCGAAATACGCGACGCCGCAGGTGAATTGCTCGGCATCGCCGCACCGGACGACGACACCGTTCGCGCGGCGCTGGCCCGGCTCGCGGCCGAACACCCGGACGACAGCACGGTTGTCGAGGTCGCGCTGGCCGCGCTGGCCGAGGCCGAATCCTTCGTCACCGCACACGATCTGGTGACGACGGTGGACGACACCCTGGTCGTACAGGAGATGCCGGAATTCGCCCGGGGCGTGGCCGTCGCCTACTGCGATCCGGTCGGCCCGCTCGAAACCAGCGATCTGCCAACCTTTTTCGCGATCGCCCCCGCACCGCCCGACTGGCCGGCGGAGCGTGTCACCTCGTTCTACCGCGAATACAACAACCACATGCTGCGCAACCTCACCGTGCACGAGGCCGTGCCGGGACACTTCGTGCAGCTGGCCCACGCCCGCCGGTTCCGCAGCGCGACCGCGGTGCGGGCGATGTGTGCCAGCGGCACCTTCATCGAGGGTTGGGCCGTGTACGCCGAGCGACTGATGTCCGAGCGCGGCTTCGGCGGCGTGCCGGTGCGGCTGCAGCGGCTGAAGTCGCTGCTGCGCACGACCATCAACGCCATCCTCGATCAAGGGGTGCACTGCGACGGCCTGGACGAGGCCGAGGCGATGGACCTGATGGTCCGCCGCGGCTTCCAGGAGGAGGGCGAGGCGGCCGGCAAGTGGCGGCGCGCCCAGCTCAGTTCCACGCAGCTGTCGACCTACTTCGTCGGCTACACCGAGATGTCCGCCATCGCCGCCGCCCGGCCCGCCGCGGTGTCGGTGCGCGGCTGGCACGATGCCATGCTCGCGCACGGTTCTCCGTCGCCCCGCCACCTACGGACGCTGCTCGGCATGACCGAGCCCTGATCCGAACCACGGACACGCCGGGCCACCTCGCCGCCCGGATCGCTAACTAATGGTTTGCTCGTTTCGCACCACCAGCTTTTCGCCGATTCGCAGGTTGACGCGAAAGGAGCGTGCTCGCGATGCCGCAACCGAGATCGCGCACGATGCGCTGGGTCGGACGGATCGCCGTCGCCGCGTTGCTGACCGGTGCACTGACGGTGTGCGCCGCCGTTGCCGCAGCCGACGACGGAATCTCCCTCTCGCCCCGCGCACCGGCCTGTGCCGCCGTCGGCGATCCACACGCCCCGGTGCCCGCGGCCGAGGTGGCGGAAAGTATCGCCGCCGCGGCCGCACGGCCCGCCACCACGGCCGCCGGCGCGCCCGGTCCGGACATCTGCGCCGGACGCACCCCGGCGGGATCGTCGGTCACCGACCTGATCGGCATGGGTCTGGGCGTGGTGCTCCCGGCCTTCCGCCTCGCCCCGAAGACCATGGCCCGCTTCATCGTCCCGCCGCACCAGTTCCCGGCGTTCGACAACATCATCACGAGGGAGAGCGGCTGGAACACCTTCGCGATCAACCCGGAGTCGGGCGCCTACGGCCTGGGTCAGGCGCTGCCGGCGCACAAGATGAGCACCCACGGCCCGGACTGGTGCTGCAATCCGGTCACCCAGATCCGCTGGACCTACGACTACATGAATCAGCGCTACGGCGGACCGGACGGCGCGTGGGCGTTCTGGCAGTCCCACGGCTGGTACTGAGGACCGGTACCGGTTCCGGGTAGGCTGGCCCGGGCGCGCAAACTGTACCGATTGTCGTTTCTTCCATTCGGCTGCAACAATCGAGTGAGGGTTGCGGGCACTCTGGCTTCCGCTACTCGTGGAGATCCACAAGACCCCCGCGGGTGTCGGGCTACAGCGAAAGGCATCGGCATGTTCGTGCGTGTGTTCGCCCTGTCATTCATCGTCACAGTGGTGTCGCTGGTGGTCGCGCTGATCTACGGCGGGCCGGAGGCGTTGCTCCTGGCGGCCATCCTCGGTGTTCTCGAGGTGTCGCTGTCCTTCGACAACGCCGTAGTCAACGCCAGTGTCCTGCAACGCCTCAGCGCGTTCTGGCAACGGATCTTCCTGACCGTCGGCGTGCTCATCGCGGTGTTCGGCATGCGATTGCTGTTCCCGCTGGTCATCGTCGCCATCACCGCACACCTCGATCCGGTGAAGGCGTTCGAGCTGGCCCTGAACCCGCCGCCGGACGGCGCGGCCTACTTCTCCGACGGCCGGCCGAGCTACGAGACGCTGCTCAACGAGGCCAATCCGAAGATCGCCGCGTTCGGCGGGATGTTCCTGCTGATGCTGTTCCTGGACTTCATCACCAGCGAGCGCGAGATCACCTGGCTCACCTGGGTGGAACAGCCGCTGGCGCGGCTGGGCCGGTTCCCGATGTTCTCGACCGTCGTGTCGCTGCTGGTGCTCGTCGGCATCGCGGGCTTCACCGCGCCCGACGACCGCGCCGACGTCGTGATGGTCGCGGGCGCGCTGGGCATGGTCACCTACATCCTCGTCAACGGCCTGAGCGAGGCGCTGGACAACGAGCACGAGGAACTGGAACGCACCGGGCCCGGCCCGATCGTCGTCGCCACCGGCAAGGCGGCCTTCTTCGTCTTCCTCTATCTGGAGGTGCTGGACGCGTCGTTCTCCTTCGACGGCGTCATCGGCGCGTTCGCCATCACCGCCGACCCGATCATCATCGCCCTGGGACTGGGCCTGATCGGCTCGATGTTCGTGCGCTCGATCACCGTGTACCTGGTGCGGCAGGGCACCCTGTCGGAGTACGTGCACCTGGAACACGGTGCGCACTGGGCCATCGGCGCGCTCGCCGTCGTGCTGCTGTACTCCACCGGACACCACCTGAACGAAGTGGTCACCGGCATGGTCGGGGTCACGATCATCGCGGCGGCGTTCGTCACCAGCGTCGTCCACAACCGCCGCCGCCGGACCACCGACGACGACTCGCCGACGGAGCCCAGCCTGACGGCGGCTAGCTCGTCCGCTCGATGACGCCCCGCAGGAACGCGGCCTGACCGGCGTGCTGTAGGTCGTCGGAGATCACGCTCACCAGTCGCACGCCGAGGGTGACCGGTGGGTCCCAGTCGGTGTCGACCACGCGGGCCAGGTCGGCGTCGGTGAGCCCGCGGACGTAGCGCAGGGTCTGCTCGTGGACGGCGTCGTAGTAGCCGGTCAGCAGTTCGGCCGGGGCGCGCACGCGGGCCACGTCGGCGGCGCTGTCGCCGTAACCGGTGGCGCCCTTGCCGATCGGCAACGCGAACCGGTCGTACCAGCCCTGGGCGGTCCACACCTGCTCCACCTGCGCGGCGTCGGCGACATGGTCGTCCTGGACTCGGGCCAGGTGCCAGATCAGCCAGGCGATGGTGTTCGCCGCGGGGTCGACCCGGTGGGTCAGAGCCCGCTCGTCCAGGCCGTCGGCCGCTTCGTGCACCACCTCGCGAATTCGCTCGTAGGCATCGGTCAGCACATCCGCACTCGTCATCGTCGAATCTCCGTTCCACGTTGAGTGTCATCCGGCATTCGCGACCGTACTCCGCGGCACCGACAGGGCGATGTCACAGTCGCCGCGGCTGCGTCGTCATCCAGTCGAACCGGCCCGCCGGTGATCGAAATCGTGTGAGAAAGAAGGCATTCCGATGACCGTCGCCTACTACATCGTCACTGTCCTGGCCGCCCTGTGGATCGGCTTCTCGTCGTTCTCGCTGCTTACGCGGAAGCAGTTCGTGGTCGACCCGCTGATCGGGTACGGCGTGCCGCGTTCGTGGTGGAACTGGCTGGGCGTCGCCAAGGGCGCGGGGGCTCTGGGCCTGATCGTGGGCCTGTTCATCCCGGTCGTCGGAATCGCCGCCGCAGTAGCCCTGATCCTCTACTTCACCGGCGCCGTCATCACCACCCTGCGCGCCCACTCGTACAGGACCACACCCTTCCCCGTCCTGTACCTGATCCCCGCCGCAGCCGCCCTCGCCCTCCAGCTGGCCGCCTGAGCACCCATGTTCGAGTCGCCAGGGCCGCGAACCGCGACGCCGAAGGCGGCGCCGATAATGGAGCGCATGAGGTCTAGGCCGTTGACTCTGGTTCGGGATGAGCTCGTCGATTACGACAAAGCGATGGAGCGCATGGCGGAGATGGTCGAGCAGCGGCAGCGTGACGAACGTCCCGACACGCTCTGGTTGCTCAGCCATCCGCCGGTGTACACCATCGGCCGCCGCACGCCGGTCGAGCATCTGCCCGATCCGGCGCGCCACATCCCCGTGGTCGAGACCACCCGTGGCGGGCAGCTGACCTATCACGGTCCCGGGCAGCTGGTCGGGTACCTGATCGTCCGGCTGCACGCCGACGAGGGCGTGGTCGACTACATCCGCGAGGTCGAGCACCGGCTGGTCGCCGCGCTCGGCGACCTGGGCGTCGAGGCGGAACGACGCGACACCCCGCCCGGGGCCGAACTGCTCACCGGCGTCTGGACGGTGGCGACGGGCCGCAAGATCGTCTCCATCGGCATGCGGCAGAGTCGCGGTGTGACCAGTCACGGCTTCGCGCTGAACGTGGACGGCGATCTGGAGCCCTGGCGCTGGGCCGTCGCCTGCGGCCTGCCGGACGTCGACATGACCTCCGTCGCCCGCGAAACCGGTGCGGCCACAATGGATCAGGTCCGCCCGGTGGTGGCGGCCGCCTTCGAGGCCGCCTGATTCCGAGATCAGGGCAGGTCGATCGCTTCCTCGTAGCTCAGCCGCACATCGTGGGTGAGTTCGCCGCCGTCGACCACCACGCGACTGGTCGCGGGCGGATAGCCGCGGGCCACCACCGTGTACTCACCCTGCGGCAGATCGTTCACCACGTACTGACCGTCGGCGTCGGTGCGCGCCGAAGCCACCGGGTTGCCGCGGGCGTCGAGCACCAGGACCTGCGCGTCCGGCACGGCGTGCCCGTCGGCCCACGCCAGACCGGCCAGCGCGCCCGTCGATCCCAGTTCGACGTCGTGGCGCAGCAGCCCGCTGTCGGGCACGGTCAAAGTGGTTGCGGTGGGCCGTCTGTGGTCGGCCACGGCGACCAGGGTGTAGGCGCCGGGGACGACGCCGCGGCACACGTACCGGCCCTCGCCGTCGGTGACGGCCGAACCCACCACCTCACCGCGCGCGTCGGTCAGCGTGACGGTCACGCCGGGCAGCGGGTCACCGCGCCCGGTCGCCCGGACCACTCCGGACACCTCGCCGGTGCCCAGCAGGGTGATGTCCAGCGCTTGCGGCCACTCCCCCACGGTGACAGTGACCGCGGCGGGCTGGTGCCCGGCGGCCGACACGATCAGCACGTATCCACCCGGCCCCGGCGCCTCGATCCGGTAGCCGCCGTCCGGGCCGCCGGTGGCGCGCGAAACCTGATGTCCGCGTTGGTCGATCAGGGTCAGCGCCGCGTCCGGGATCGGGTGGCCGTCCTCACGCTGGACCCGGCCGTCGAGCGAATGTCCTTCGCCGTCGGCATATTCGGCCGACAGCAGCACGGCCGTCGCGGTGCCCGACGACGAGAATGCCGCGCCGCCACGGGTTTCGGCGAGCACGCCGGAATGTGACTCCGCCCGCGAGTGCCGGCCCGCGGATGCGGTTTCCGACCACACCGGCGCATCCTCGCGATCCGGCTCGGGCGCGACCGTCTCCGAAGGGTCCTGCAGCGGAATCTCTTTCATGAACATCAGCACCACGCAGGCCAGCAGCGACACCGCCGCACCCACATAGAACACCCCGGCCAGCGAGTCGGTGAAGCCGATCAGGATCGG from Nocardia wallacei carries:
- a CDS encoding transglycosylase SLT domain-containing protein — translated: MPQPRSRTMRWVGRIAVAALLTGALTVCAAVAAADDGISLSPRAPACAAVGDPHAPVPAAEVAESIAAAAARPATTAAGAPGPDICAGRTPAGSSVTDLIGMGLGVVLPAFRLAPKTMARFIVPPHQFPAFDNIITRESGWNTFAINPESGAYGLGQALPAHKMSTHGPDWCCNPVTQIRWTYDYMNQRYGGPDGAWAFWQSHGWY
- the lipB gene encoding lipoyl(octanoyl) transferase LipB; the protein is MRSRPLTLVRDELVDYDKAMERMAEMVEQRQRDERPDTLWLLSHPPVYTIGRRTPVEHLPDPARHIPVVETTRGGQLTYHGPGQLVGYLIVRLHADEGVVDYIREVEHRLVAALGDLGVEAERRDTPPGAELLTGVWTVATGRKIVSIGMRQSRGVTSHGFALNVDGDLEPWRWAVACGLPDVDMTSVARETGAATMDQVRPVVAAAFEAA
- a CDS encoding DUF885 domain-containing protein, with the translated sequence MSETFVQRAERIVDAVLRVDPATAAFAGDHRVDDRLPDWAPEAVRAQTAMLRDASHALAEVDELELPPEDRVDHALLHQDVDSRLFALTESREHEWNPLRHNPGPLLHALLARPFAPAPERLELLAARLAALPDALATARGVLRECPRIHVETAIGQFGGVAALIREQAPRLAAQAPGADIGAESAAAIAALEEFTGWLADQRDRSTRDPRLGRRLWEAKLWHTLDTELSAAELLDRARRHLDLVTAEIRDAAGELLGIAAPDDDTVRAALARLAAEHPDDSTVVEVALAALAEAESFVTAHDLVTTVDDTLVVQEMPEFARGVAVAYCDPVGPLETSDLPTFFAIAPAPPDWPAERVTSFYREYNNHMLRNLTVHEAVPGHFVQLAHARRFRSATAVRAMCASGTFIEGWAVYAERLMSERGFGGVPVRLQRLKSLLRTTINAILDQGVHCDGLDEAEAMDLMVRRGFQEEGEAAGKWRRAQLSSTQLSTYFVGYTEMSAIAAARPAAVSVRGWHDAMLAHGSPSPRHLRTLLGMTEP
- a CDS encoding DoxX family protein, yielding MTVAYYIVTVLAALWIGFSSFSLLTRKQFVVDPLIGYGVPRSWWNWLGVAKGAGALGLIVGLFIPVVGIAAAVALILYFTGAVITTLRAHSYRTTPFPVLYLIPAAAALALQLAA
- a CDS encoding SAM-dependent methyltransferase translates to MSQPSAYPSVVPVGVDTSRASAARVYDAALNGKDNFEVDREVLAQVRTVAPQVNDLAWANRDFLIRVCRFLSGHAGIDQYLDLGSGLPTAENTHQAVQRVLPTARVVYVDNDPMVLTHARALLDGNPDTSVVGADIFRPLEVLGNRVVRSELDFDRPVALFQIGTLHHYLADDGAALMQTYIDALPSGSFVAIAHFCNPETPEHGELAKRMEDKFVHSPLGSGRFRTPGEIRAFFGDLEMIEPGLVLCDEWWPDGPRLEPLSPPRHCIMGGVGRKR
- a CDS encoding mycothiol transferase, which codes for MTSADVLTDAYERIREVVHEAADGLDERALTHRVDPAANTIAWLIWHLARVQDDHVADAAQVEQVWTAQGWYDRFALPIGKGATGYGDSAADVARVRAPAELLTGYYDAVHEQTLRYVRGLTDADLARVVDTDWDPPVTLGVRLVSVISDDLQHAGQAAFLRGVIERTS
- a CDS encoding DUF475 domain-containing protein, giving the protein MFVRVFALSFIVTVVSLVVALIYGGPEALLLAAILGVLEVSLSFDNAVVNASVLQRLSAFWQRIFLTVGVLIAVFGMRLLFPLVIVAITAHLDPVKAFELALNPPPDGAAYFSDGRPSYETLLNEANPKIAAFGGMFLLMLFLDFITSEREITWLTWVEQPLARLGRFPMFSTVVSLLVLVGIAGFTAPDDRADVVMVAGALGMVTYILVNGLSEALDNEHEELERTGPGPIVVATGKAAFFVFLYLEVLDASFSFDGVIGAFAITADPIIIALGLGLIGSMFVRSITVYLVRQGTLSEYVHLEHGAHWAIGALAVVLLYSTGHHLNEVVTGMVGVTIIAAAFVTSVVHNRRRRTTDDDSPTEPSLTAASSSAR